The sequence below is a genomic window from Myxococcales bacterium.
GATGCCAGAGCTAATCGGATCCCTTCCAAGGGGGAATTACTATCTGGAGGATCAGCTTAAACGGGCGTTTTCTAGCACGCTACTTAACTTGGCGGAGGGAAACGGCAGGAGATCGCAGAGAGACAGGAATCGGTTCTTCGATATTTCGCTAGGGTCAATAGCCGAGGTTGCCTCGATTATCGATATCTTGTCGGCTTATGGATATATATCGGCAGGCCATCAGGAGGAGCTGAAAACGCTGCTTCGCAGGGCTTATGCGATGATCATCAATCTGAAGAAGTTTAATCCGGTATCTTAAGTCTTCAGCTTCATCCTCATCTTGATCTTAATGACGCCGCGCTTGCCCCTTTTGCGTTATTCAGATGACTTGTAATTGATGGTTATTTCTTAGTTTGTAAGATTCGATGATGATTAAAAATAGAATATGTCAGAATATGTTGTGGTTGTTACAGACAAATCAGGCCTGACCAAATCAGTAAATAACCTTCACCAGGCAAAGCCCCCTTGCCGGGGCGCATTCAAATCGCTCCTGCCTGTTTTTTTGAAGAAGGATCCTTGCAATATCATCTGGAGTCATACGCCCTCTTCCCACCTCGACAAGTGCGCCCGTCATATTTCTAACCATATGCCTCAGAAACCCCTCCCCTTCAAAAATCAGATCCACAAATTGAGCCCCCGAGTAATCTGAAAAGGGAAAGCCGGATCCCCTTCGAACCTCTATTCTGTTTATGGTTCTGACGGAAGATTTTGCGCAACATCCGGTCGCGCGAAAACTCTCGAAGTCATGCCTGCCGACGAGTTTTTCCGCCCCTTCCCTCATCGCTTCGAGATCGAGTCTCGTTGAAATATGCCACGCGAAGGGATCCTCAAGCGGCAGCCTATTCGATGAAACGTAAATCCTATAAAGGTAGATTTTTCCCTTGGCGCTGTTTTTTGCATGAAAACCTTCGGTTGCATCTGAGGCATCCACGACGGATATGTCCGGAGGAAGCATTGAATTAGCGCCGCGGCGGATTCCATCGCAGGAAACCTCCGAGTCCGTCTGGAAGTGAGCGACCTGCCCTACCGCGTGAACTCCGGCGTCGGTTCTGCCTGCCCCCGTTATGGAAACATCGTGGGAGAGGATCCTCGAAATAGTTTCCTCGAGTTTCTGTTGGATCGATTCCCCCGCAGGCTGGCGCTGCCACCCGACGTAGTTTGTCCCCTTGTACGAGATTGTGAGCTTGACGATGCGCATTTCAGAATTCCATCAGAAGGCCGGCCGAGTAGACAAACCCGGAAAGATTGAGCCCCCTCTTTCCAAAATTATCCACCCACTGGTACTGCGCCTCCAGCGTGAGGAAAAAATCGTTGATCCCGATGTCGCTGTCTAGCGAAGAGGAGCTGTCGGCCATCTCTCCGATATTTATCTGAATCCCTCCGGTGCCGTGGATTCCATATTTCAAACCTTTGATCACGTTGCCGCTGAGGCTCTGCCTGAAATAAATCATGTCTGGGCCCACACGAATATAGGGGACTAGATATCTCCAGGAAAAGTAGTCGGCCCGCCAGGTGAAGTTGAGCTGCATCGGAACCAGAATCATGTTGAAACGCTCCTGCGCACGCTCACCTGTGTGAACTCCTCCTGCAAATGCCTGGGCGCTCTTGTAGAAAAAACCCACCCCAGCCCCGATCCCATAGCGTTTCTGAAGCAGCAGGCCTCCCTCAAGCCTCGTTATCATGTTGCAGCACTTGCCGAAGGCTTCATTGAGTATCTCGTTTTTCGGCATCCAAAAACCGGTCTTGATCTCGAATTCCCAAAGCTGTTTGGATGCGACATTGGGAGTGAACATGGCCGAGACAGATCGTTCGCTGATATCAGCGCCCTCCTGCTGCGCCAAAACGCTCGGGGGAACCAGGAAAAGCGCAGCAAATAAAATAATCGGAAGAATTTTTCTGCAAGGCGATCGCCTACGGAAAAAAATCAGGAAAACCGCAAACAGCAGCGGAATAATATCTGCCACCCTACCTTCTGCAGAGGGCAGCATCGAGCACCCTTTTTCACCGGAGAGTTCCGCCGGGCCGTAGGTTGGAGATGGCGTCTCGCTTGTTACACTGCGCGAGGGGCTGACATTTCCGGCCTCGTCTATCGCTTCAACGGCTATGTAGTATAGCTTGTCATTTTCAAGCCCGCCCACGCTAGCTGTCTGCGTCGTGCCACTTGAGGCCTGCGCTACCTGTGCCGTTGGCGTCGTCATCGTGATCACTTCGTCATAGTCCTGGCTGGCGTAAAAGCGGTACTTTGAAATGTCGGACTGCGTTAGCCTGTTGAAGGTTACATAGATCATCTCATCGCCAAAACCGGCCGATCTGATAGTGACAACCGGCGGAGGGGTGTCGACCAAAATCTCTGTGGAAAGGCGCCCCCTGTCGTCATCGGATGTTACAAAAACCCATATATCGACGTAACCTTCGTCGAATTTTCTCGAATTATCGTCATAGTTTATCTGAACGCTTTTTTCCTCATCGGCGGCGACCGTTCCGCTGCTATCCCCCTCCGAATCAACGAGCACATCGCCGGATGCATCGCTGCCCCCGCCGGATACTATCTGGTAGGTTCCTCCAAGATCGGACTGAAAGGTTATCACGAAGTAGCCTTCTATCGTGAGCTTGCTCAGCTCGTCATTGAAGACGACCGAATCTATGGTGACCCACGGATTTGCCGAAATGACGCCGACCGCACCGGTCGCAAAACCCATATAGACGTAACCATCGGTGGAACTTGAGGCCGCAAGCACCGAAGGAACCGCCGAAGTGGGCAGCGGCTCTCTTTCGGTATCCGGATCGTCGGACATATTGAAGACCTCGTCGTTGAAGGTGTTGACGACGCTAACTCCGTCGGTCCCGGCGACATAGGCGTATGCGCCGTTGGGTTTTTTCACGTTCGTTATGACGATGTCGGTTGGGTTGAGATTCTCCGAAATATCTATGCCGCTTTTGACTATCTCCCCGGAAGCAGGATTGATCTTCACCAACTGCGGCGTAGTGGAATCCACAACATAGATGTAATTTTGATTGGGGAAAATATCTATGGCAGTGAGCTTGTAGGAAGTGCCGATCTTCACATACGAGGCAGAGCTCCCACCTTCCGGCAGGCCGACGATATAGCCAACGTCGGTAGTGAAATATATCTCTCCATCGTCCTCGGCCAGCACGCCGTCGGTCAGATTAAAATCTGTGGATCCAGGAACCGTCAGGTTGATAGTTCTCGCCACCGACCTGTCGTTGAGATTCACCACCTGCACGGCGCCTTTGGTATTATCCGCTATGTAGAGGCTTTCTTCACTTCCATCTATCACGATGACTCCCAAAACGCTCTGTTCTGCCACCGTCACGATGACCGGCTTCTTCTCAAGGTCGTTCATATCGTATATCAGCAGATCCCCATCCTGCTGCGAGAGATACATCTCGTTTCTACCGCTTGAGTATGCGAGCCCGCCGGCGATCCCCTTCGTGTCCTCGTCATCGGATGGCTGAAAGGGCTGAAGCCTCGCAAGGGAATAGCTGCCCATATCTACGATTTTCAGAGACTCGGCATAGGCCACTAGAAGAGTCGTATCGTTTATCAGCTTGAACCCATCGAAGGCCGATCTGACTCCAAAGTCAAAGGGAGGATTCTCGTCGTTCGGGCCGAAGAGCTCAGCGTCAGGATAGGCCGAAGCGGACCGCGACAGGATAAGGATGGAGATGAAGGCAAAGCAGAGAATGAAGCAGCGTGGTATTTTCACGACAAAGGCTCCTCAGAGATAGTCTTTTGCTAGAATCTCAGCTATCTGCACGGCATTTAAAGCCGCGCCTTTTCGGATATTGTCGGCCGCTATCCACATCGAAATGCCGAACTCGACGGTGGGATCTTTTCTGATCCTCCCTGCGAAGACCTCATCTTTTCCGGTGACCTCTATCGCCATCGGATATCTGCAGAGTCCCGGATCGTCGAGAAGAAGAACTCCTGAAGCCGATGAAAGGATTTCCTTTACCGATGAAGGGGAAATCTCGTCCGAGAATTCGATATTCAGAGATTCAGCATGCCCGGAAAAAACCGGCACCCTGACCGCGGTGGCGGAGACCTTTATGGAATCATCCTCCATTATTTTTGCTGTTTCGTTGACGAGCTTCAGCTCCTCTTCAGTATCCCCATCGGCGTTGAATTTGCCGATGTGCGGAATGCAGTTGAATGCGATCCTGTGCGGGAAAACTTTCGAATCGCACTCCGCGCCGGAGAAGAGATTGACTGCTTGTTTTGAAAGTTCTTCCATGGCGGAAATTCCGGCTCCGGAAACAGACTGGAACGTGGTAACGACCACCCTCTTTATCGGAACCACGTCGTGCAATGGCTTCAGCACCATGACCATCTGTATCGTGGAACAGTTAGGGTTGGCTATTATCCCCTTCTCCTTGTAGTCGGCGATCCTATGGGGATTTATCTCCGGAACGACGAGTGGAATCTTCGGGTCATTTCTAAATGCAGAGGTATTGTCTATCACCACAGCACCGGCGCCGGCTGCTATCGGAGCGTGTTTTTCGCTGACCTTGCCGCCGGCCGAAAAAAGCGCAATATCGACGCCCGTGAAAGATTTTTCATCCAGAATCTCGACCGGCAGATTTTTCTCCCCGAACTGGACCTCCTTGCCGATGGAGTTGTCCGAAGCTAGCGGAAGAATTTTGCCAACGGGAAAATTTCTTTCTTCCAAAACCGCAAGGATCTCGCCGCCCACGACTCCTGTGGCACCGACGACGGCAATATTATATTGCTTTCTCATGATGCCATCATCCCTTCTTGAAAAGGGCCTCGAGCTTAACTTTGGCGCTCGCGGCGTCCTGCTTCTCTCTTACCGCATCCCTGCCCAACTGAAAAAATTCGCAAAAATTCGCGTCATCCTTGTTGCCAACCGGTGGAGCCTGATTTTCACGGCAGTCGTTGTGATAGCTCCTGTCGTAAAATTTACACTGCACGCAGGAGTGCAGATATTTTCCGCAACGCGGACACTCCTCGAGCCTGCCTATCTTGAAAATTATTTCTATCTCCGTTCCGCAGAAATAGCAGATTGGCATCACCGCACCCCGCCCGCTTCGGAGTTTTTTCTCTCGTCTGAAGAATCGAACCGAATGATGTTATCCGCGCCATCGAACAGCATCTTCTCTTCACGTTCCTTCTTCTTGGAAGCCCTGCGCTCCCGCATCTTGTTCATAAACTTTCTGCTGTGATGAAGCGTAACCAGCTCCTCGAAGATCCCTGAGAAGACGTAGCCGGTCGCCAGAAGAAAGATTGTGACCTCCGGTTTGATCGCGACGAGAACTATTCCTACCACGACGAGGACCAAGGCGTAAAAGCTGTTCCTCTTTTTTATATTAACCACCTTCATGCTTCGGTATCTGATCTTGGAAACCATAAGCATGGCGAGGAATATCGTCATCACTCCGAGGAGGATGCTTCCCTCTGGAGGAAACTCGAATACGTGGTGATGAAATATGACATAAGTTGCGATTACATAGGCCGCAACAGGTATCGGAAGCCCCTGGAAGTATTTCACCTCAACATCGTCATGCTGGACGTTGAAGCGGGCGAGGCGAAGCGCGCCGCAGGCGAAATAGAGAAAGCCTGCGAGCCATCCCAATTTTCCCAACCCATATAGCGACCATGTGTAGGCCAGTATCCCCGGCGCGAGACCAAATGAAGAGAGGTCAACGAGGGAATCATATTCAATTCCGAAGGCGCTCTCGGCCTTGGCAAGCCGCGCTATGCGTCCGTCGAGAAGATCGAAGACCCCGGCAAGGAGTATCGCCCAGGCCGCGGCGATGAACTCTCCGGAAAGGGATTTGATCACAGAGAAAAAACCGCAGAAGAGGCTGGCTGAAGTGCACAGATTGGGCAGGAGATAGACCCCCTTCTTCATGCTCTCGCGCTCTCTAAGCCCCCTGAGTTTCATTTAAACCTCCCGATGATCGTAGCGCCGGAAAGGACCTTCTCGCCCGCCTTCACAGCAATTTCCACGCAGGGTGGAAGATACAGATCTACGCGCGAGCCAAATTTAATCATTCCAAAACGTTCTCCCTTGCGCAGCTTGTCGCCCGGTTTTACATAGCACACGATTCTTCTGGCAACGAGACCGGCTATCTGCACCATCACGATTTTTCGCGAAGAGTCGTCTGCGAGAAGGATGATGTTTCTCTCATTCTCCTCGCAGGCCTTGTCCATGCTCGCCACAAAAAATTTGCCGGGGATGTATTTCACATCCTCAACCCTGGCCTCTATCGGAAACCTGTTTACGTGGACGTTGAAGGCTGACATGAAGATGCTGATCTTGGTACACAGCTCACCTGTAACAGGGGCAGCAGCTCCCTGCGTCACCGAAAGAATTTTCCCGTCGGCCGGCGATATGATCGTACCCGATTCGGGAGAATGGGTTCGCTCAGGATTCCTGAAGAAGAATGCGGAGAAAGCCGCCGCAGCGAAGGAGAGAAATGCAAAGATCCCCCAGCCTACAATCCACATGAAAAGCGCAGCTGCGAGCAGCACGGCGATGGTGAAGTGCCCTTCCTTTGCTATGTACAGCTGCTTCGGCATCACCCTGAAGGGGTTATATGATTTGGTCATTGAGGCCTCTCGGTTCCTAAGTAAGCACATGCACTTTCGCGCAAGTCGTATTATCAGAGAGAACAGTGCAAATCAAAATCTTCCAGTCACGATCGTTCAAACCCAGCAATTGACTATTGGCCAAAAACCGAAAGGTCGAGGTTGAGGTTCAGAAAAACCACTCCTGCTCAGCCTTAACCTTAGTCTGAACCTGTTTTTTGGGTCAACGGTCCATTGTCAATCGTCACGGATGTTACGGTCCTTCAATCTCTATAATTTATAAACTGGAGAGGGAGATTGAACCCCTTCCCCTTGATAAGTTCGATCGCGAGCTGCAGGTCATCCCTCTTTTTTCCGGATACGCGCACCTGATTTTCCTGTATCTGCGCCTGAACCTTTATTTTGGAATTTTTTATGGCCTTGGTGATCTCCTTTGCGGTTTCGGTTGGGACTCCCTGTTTGAGAAGGACCTCGCATTTTTTCAATGCGCTGGGCCCGTCGAGAACCTTCCCAAATTCAAGGGCCCTGGCGTCGATGCCGCGCCTTAACATCTTCTCAAGTAAAATATCGCATAATGAGCGCATCTTGAAGTCATCGTCGGCAAAGAGCTCCAGTTTTTTCTTGTCCCAGTCGATCTTGCTCTTGCTGCCGCGAAAGTCGTAGCGAGTTCCTACCTCCTTGCGGGCCTGGTTGATGGCGTTTTCAACCTCCTGCATATCGATCTGCGAAACGACGTCAAATGATGGCATAACCCAATCCTCCGGAAGGTAGCTAATATTGCGAATCTCTTGGAAAAACAAGCATTTTGTTGACTGGAGCGCAATCCGTCGTATAGAATGAAGTCATGAAAGACCGAGAGACGGGGTGGGTCTCGATCTAGACCGCTTGGAGCCCGCCCTGTAAAAAGTTGCGATTTGGGGCTTGGGCTTATTGGTAAAGTTCAAGCCCTTTTTCTTTGTCAAAGGAGGCATAAAATGGAGGCACATGATCTGGAGTTAATTGAAAAGCACATCAGTTCAGACAACGCGTTGAAGTCCCTCTACGACGAACATATCGATTTTGAACGCCAGCTGGAGAAGTTCAACAATAAACCGTTTTTGACGCCGCAAGAAGAGATAGATCGTAAACTTATTCAAAAGAAAAAACTGCGCGGCAGGGATATGATCGAGGAGATTTTAAAGGAGTACAGGGGCAAATAAACCCGCCCCCTCGGGGGACGCAAACGGCTTGTCTCCCCCGATTCCAGATTCATATGATGAGAATTCCAACCGCCTCTTCCGCCGCTGCCACGACCCTTCCATCGGAAAGCATGTGAATGCAGCTCTCGATATCGAAGCGGTACTCCCTATCCTCCTCGGCAGTTTCGACCTCGCTCCTTACCAGATTATAGACGGCAAGAGTCCCCTTCCCGGGTTTTCCATGCCCCCTCTGCAAATCAATCGCCTGACAGGCGGCAAAGAGTTCTATCGCCAGAATTTTCTCCACATTCTCCACCACCTTGAGAGCCTTCCTCGCCGCTATCGTCCCCATGCTGACATGGTCCTCCTGCCCCCCAAAGGTCGGAATCGAATCTACCGATGCAGGGTGCGCAAGCGCCTTATTCTCTGAGACGAGCGCACTCATCGTCACATGCGAGGTCATGAGGCCAGAAGATAGTCCGGGATTGGAAATCAGGCTGCGCGTCGGAATCTCTCCCTCGAGAGGGGTCGTAAGCACCGCCACCCTTCTCTCCGATATGCTGCCGAGCTCGGCGGCCGCGATCGCGAGCATATCCATCGCAAATGCCAGAGGCTCCCCGTGAAAATTTCCGCCCGAAATTATCTCGTCATCCTTGTCGAATATCAGCGGATTATCGGTGCAGCTGCCTATTTCGCGCAACAGGACGGAACGCGAATATTCGGCGGCATCCTTCACAGCGCCGTGAACCTGAGGAATACACCTGAAGGAATACGGATCCTGAACCCTGTTGCAGTTCCTATGACCCGCTATCATTCCGCTTCCGTCGAGAAGCGCGCGAATGTTCCTCGCAGTTTTATCCTGCCCAGGATGCGGACGCAGCTTCTGAATGCGCTCGTCGAAGGGGCGAAGAGAGGCCAGGTCCCCTTCTATCGAGAGCGCTCCCGCTATATCGGCGACCTTAATGAGGTTCCTCATCCGCAGATGCGCGATCGCACCTATCGCCGTCATCACCTGCGTTCCGTTGATGAGCGCCAGCCCCTCCTTCGCCTGAAGCCTGATGGGTTCGAGGCGTTCGGAGTTAAAAACCTCCGCCGCCGGCATGATGATTCCGTTATAATGAATCTCTCCGCGCCCGATGAGATTTAGAGCGATGTGCGCCAGTGGAGCCAGATCGCCGCTGGCGCCTACCGATCCCTGTTCCGGAATCACGGCTACGAGCCTGCGGTTTATCAACTCTATGAGAAGCTCGAACGTCTCGTACCTTATTCCGGAATAGCCCGCTGCCAGCACGTTAGCGCGCAGCAGCATGACCAAGAGCGAGGTCTCAAGCGGAAGCGGATCGCCGACGCCAACGGAATGCGAGAGGATAAGATTTTCCTGCAGCTTCTCCAGATCCTCGCGCGAGATATGGCAGTTGGCCATATTCCCGAATCCGGTGTTTATCCCGTAATAAGGTTTCCCCGAATCGAGTTTCTCCTCGACGAATTTTCGGACTCGCCTTATTCGCGCGGCGGTCTTTTTCGGTATCTCGATTTTCGCGCCGCCGAGAAATTCCGATATCTGTTCAAGAGAGAGAGGGCCGCCGTCTATTTCGATAATCATGTCACTTCCCCTTTCCGAGAAATCCTATCTCGGCGTCGGATTGCCTGATGTAATTCGGAACGAGTTTCTTCAGATCATCCCCGCCGGAGGAAAGCCTCTCCGACGCGAGCACGGCAAGATTGTGGGCGTTGGGAAGAATGTCGTCCCCTTCGGCTATCTGAATCAGGTCGCCTAGGTCAACCGATAGGCGGTCGCGATAGGCGATCGCCCCGTCGCCGACCGCTAAAAAGGGAGATCCGAACTGGCGCAGCTTTGCGATGAGGGCTTCGGGGGGCAAGACGCATTCTGCGATAATTTCTTTGGGAGAGTTTCCAGCGGAAAGATCCCAAAGGGCGGCATAGATCTCGCCGCGCCTGGCATCTATGAGAGTCGCTACGACCTTAGATGGGGAAAGAGCCCCGTTTAACGCCAGCGATTTTAGCGATGACACCCCCGCAATCGGAATTCCAAGCGAAAGCGCTATCCCTTTTGCCGCGGCAAGGCCGGTTCGAAGCCCCGTGAAGGAGCCCGGCCCTATCGCTACGGCAACCCCTTCGATATCGGATATCCCCCAACCGATTTCACCGAGCATGGAATCGAGCTTGCCGAAGAGCCTCTCGGAATGGCTGGAGGGGGCCTGTTGCCTGTCGAGGGCAACAAGAGTTGCTCCGTCTGACAGGGAGATCGATCCGCGCATCGATGTAGTGTCTATCGACAGTATCTTCATTAATGGCTAAAAAACTTTTTTATCCAGCTAGTTATACCCCAAACGCTCTCAATATCCTTTAACGTTATGAGGAGCATGAATGTAATCAGGATGGCAAACCCTACCTGGCTGGCGACCGACCTTATCCGTTCGCTCAGCGGTTTTCCCCTCACCCCCTCGATGAAGAGGAAGAGGATATGTCCACCATCCAGCACAGGAAATGGGAGCAGGTTTAAAACCGAGAGCTGTATGCTCAAAAAGGCCATGAAGTATAAAAAGTTGGCCAGCCCAACCGAGGCAGCCTCCGCCGAGACCTTGGCGATGATTATCGGCCCCCCCAGCACCTTGTATGAAAGCTGAAGGGTTAGAAGCCTGTAGAGGACATCCAGGGTAAGCCCTGCGAGTTTGATCGCCTCCTTCCCCCCTTTGACGAGCGAATCGATAAAATTGTACTTCACCACCTCCACCGGCCCGGAATTTTTCCTCTTTGAGGAGATTCCTATCACCCACCTTTTCGACTCAGCGCTGTAGGAGGGGTGCACGGATATGGAAACTTCTTCATCCCCCCTTTGCACCGTAATTGGGATCTCCCTGTCGCCGGCGGCATGTATTATCGCCGCAAGGTCGTAAAAATTTGTCACCGCCATTTTGTCGGCGGAAATTATAAGGTCACCCGCCTCGATCCCCGCCAGTTCGGCCGGACTGCCCGGGGATACCTCGTCAACGCGCGGCTCATTGCCTATGAATAGAATCGGCTCAACCCCGATGTAGCCCCCTTTTATCTCCGGCAACTCGCCGACGGAGACAGCCCTCTCCACCATCTCGCCATCCCTGACGATTACAAAGGTGAGCTCCATCCCCGGGCTCATCACGACCTCGCTTAGCACATCGTCCCAAGTTGCGACCTCCTCCTCTTCTATCGAAAGGATGAGATCGCCCTTCTTCAGGCCTGCGAGCTCGGCGGGAGAGTCCTTCTTCACATCGACGATTATGGGAGACTCGCGCAGGTAGGCCGGCTCGGCCCTGCCTATCATGAAGACGATGGGCATCAGCACCAGCGCCAGCACGAAGTTCATCAGCGGGCCGAAGAAGACGACCTTGCCGCGCGCCAGGATACTTTTTTGGGAAAATGAGCGCGGGTCAGTTGCCTCCTCGTCGGTGGGATCCTCGCCGAGCATCTTCACGTAGCCGCCGAGAGGAAATGCTGAAATCCGGTAATCGGTTTCGCCGATCTTGATTCCCAGCAGGCGCGGCCCGAATCCCAAAGAGAAAGCCTCGACCTTTATCCCCGCGCGCTTGGCCATTATGAAATGCCCCAGCTCGTGTATGAATATGAGTATCCCAAGCGTGATCACAAAATATATGATAGTCATCTCTTAGCTATTATCTCCTCTGCGCTTTTTCTGGCGGCGCTGTCTATCTCCAAAATCTCCTCTATCGATGAAAAATCGGATGCTGTGAATCTGCCCATGGTCTCGGAAACCACTCTGGAAATTCCGCCGAACGGGATGCGCTCCTTGAGAAAGGCATCGACAGCAATCTCGTTCGCGGCATTCAGAACCGCAGGCATCGACCCTCCCTCACCTATCGCATCGAACGCAAGCGCAAGACACGGAAAGCGGGAAGGATCGGGCTCCTCGAAAGTGAGTTCGCCTATCGCTGCCAGGTTCAGCCTCTCCACGCCGCTCACGGTCCTTTCCGGATACGATATCGCATACGCTATCGGGGCGCGCATGTCCGGGACTCCGAGCTCGGCTATGACGCATCCATCGACGTATTCCACCATCGAATGTATGATGCTCTGCGGGTGGACGACTACCGCGATCTTTTCGACAGGAAGATCGAAGAGCCACTTCGCCTCGATAACCTCCAGCCCCTTGTTCATAAGCGACGCGGAATCTATCGTGATCTTCGCCCCCATCGACCATCTCGGATGCTTCAGCGCCGCGGCTGGCGTCGCATTCTCTATCTCCTGCGCGCTCTTCCTTAGAAAGGGACCGCCTGACGCTGTGAGGATTATCCTGTCGATGTCCTTCGCACTGTGGCCGACCAGCGACTGGAATATCGCCGAATGCTCGCTGTCTATCGGAATTATCTCTACTGCATTTTCCTTTGCAAGCTTGGAGACGAGAGGGCCGGCTACGACCATCGACTCCTTGTTTGCAAGTGCGAGTTTTTTTCCGCTTTCGATCGCAGCAACTGTAGGCTTGAGCCCCGCAGCCCCCACTATCGCGGAGACGACCATCTCTGCGCTTTCCATTCTGGCGACATCGCAGGCGCCATCTGTGCCGAATCTTATCTCGGGAATTTGTCCGGATAGAATCGAACGAAGTTCCACCGCGGATTTTTCATCCCTGACTGAAACTATCTCCGGTGAAAATTCGCCTATCTGAGCGGCAAGCGCCTTCACATCATGCCCTTCGGCGAGGCCGACCACCTTGAATTTTTGGGAATTGGCGCGGACGACGTCGAGCGTGCTTAGCCCTATCGAACCGGTGCTGCCCAATATGGATATTTTTTTCATCTGAGTCCTCTAGCCGATGACGTACTTGAAATAGATGAATGCGAAGGGGGCGGTGAAAATAAGAGCGTCTAGCCTGTCCAGGATTCCACCATGCCCAGGTATTATGGAGCCGGAGTCCTTGACGCCGCAGCTGCGCTTGAACATCGACTCGATGAGATCGCCGAATGTCGAAGTTATCCAGATGACGGCGGCAAGACCGGCGGTGGCGACA
It includes:
- the hutH gene encoding histidine ammonia-lyase; translation: MIIEIDGGPLSLEQISEFLGGAKIEIPKKTAARIRRVRKFVEEKLDSGKPYYGINTGFGNMANCHISREDLEKLQENLILSHSVGVGDPLPLETSLLVMLLRANVLAAGYSGIRYETFELLIELINRRLVAVIPEQGSVGASGDLAPLAHIALNLIGRGEIHYNGIIMPAAEVFNSERLEPIRLQAKEGLALINGTQVMTAIGAIAHLRMRNLIKVADIAGALSIEGDLASLRPFDERIQKLRPHPGQDKTARNIRALLDGSGMIAGHRNCNRVQDPYSFRCIPQVHGAVKDAAEYSRSVLLREIGSCTDNPLIFDKDDEIISGGNFHGEPLAFAMDMLAIAAAELGSISERRVAVLTTPLEGEIPTRSLISNPGLSSGLMTSHVTMSALVSENKALAHPASVDSIPTFGGQEDHVSMGTIAARKALKVVENVEKILAIELFAACQAIDLQRGHGKPGKGTLAVYNLVRSEVETAEEDREYRFDIESCIHMLSDGRVVAAAEEAVGILII
- a CDS encoding aspartate-semialdehyde dehydrogenase; protein product: MRKQYNIAVVGATGVVGGEILAVLEERNFPVGKILPLASDNSIGKEVQFGEKNLPVEILDEKSFTGVDIALFSAGGKVSEKHAPIAAGAGAVVIDNTSAFRNDPKIPLVVPEINPHRIADYKEKGIIANPNCSTIQMVMVLKPLHDVVPIKRVVVTTFQSVSGAGISAMEELSKQAVNLFSGAECDSKVFPHRIAFNCIPHIGKFNADGDTEEELKLVNETAKIMEDDSIKVSATAVRVPVFSGHAESLNIEFSDEISPSSVKEILSSASGVLLLDDPGLCRYPMAIEVTGKDEVFAGRIRKDPTVEFGISMWIAADNIRKGAALNAVQIAEILAKDYL
- the pssA gene encoding CDP-diacylglycerol--serine O-phosphatidyltransferase; translated protein: MKLRGLRERESMKKGVYLLPNLCTSASLFCGFFSVIKSLSGEFIAAAWAILLAGVFDLLDGRIARLAKAESAFGIEYDSLVDLSSFGLAPGILAYTWSLYGLGKLGWLAGFLYFACGALRLARFNVQHDDVEVKYFQGLPIPVAAYVIATYVIFHHHVFEFPPEGSILLGVMTIFLAMLMVSKIRYRSMKVVNIKKRNSFYALVLVVVGIVLVAIKPEVTIFLLATGYVFSGIFEELVTLHHSRKFMNKMRERRASKKKEREEKMLFDGADNIIRFDSSDERKNSEAGGVR
- the truA gene encoding tRNA pseudouridine(38-40) synthase TruA translates to MRIVKLTISYKGTNYVGWQRQPAGESIQQKLEETISRILSHDVSITGAGRTDAGVHAVGQVAHFQTDSEVSCDGIRRGANSMLPPDISVVDASDATEGFHAKNSAKGKIYLYRIYVSSNRLPLEDPFAWHISTRLDLEAMREGAEKLVGRHDFESFRATGCCAKSSVRTINRIEVRRGSGFPFSDYSGAQFVDLIFEGEGFLRHMVRNMTGALVEVGRGRMTPDDIARILLQKNRQERFECAPARGLCLVKVIY
- a CDS encoding four helix bundle protein yields the protein MPELIGSLPRGNYYLEDQLKRAFSSTLLNLAEGNGRRSQRDRNRFFDISLGSIAEVASIIDILSAYGYISAGHQEELKTLLRRAYAMIINLKKFNPVS
- a CDS encoding DUF465 domain-containing protein → MEAHDLELIEKHISSDNALKSLYDEHIDFERQLEKFNNKPFLTPQEEIDRKLIQKKKLRGRDMIEEILKEYRGK
- a CDS encoding YajQ family cyclic di-GMP-binding protein, translated to MPSFDVVSQIDMQEVENAINQARKEVGTRYDFRGSKSKIDWDKKKLELFADDDFKMRSLCDILLEKMLRRGIDARALEFGKVLDGPSALKKCEVLLKQGVPTETAKEITKAIKNSKIKVQAQIQENQVRVSGKKRDDLQLAIELIKGKGFNLPLQFINYRD
- a CDS encoding phosphatidylserine decarboxylase family protein, producing the protein MTKSYNPFRVMPKQLYIAKEGHFTIAVLLAAALFMWIVGWGIFAFLSFAAAAFSAFFFRNPERTHSPESGTIISPADGKILSVTQGAAAPVTGELCTKISIFMSAFNVHVNRFPIEARVEDVKYIPGKFFVASMDKACEENERNIILLADDSSRKIVMVQIAGLVARRIVCYVKPGDKLRKGERFGMIKFGSRVDLYLPPCVEIAVKAGEKVLSGATIIGRFK
- the tsaB gene encoding tRNA (adenosine(37)-N6)-threonylcarbamoyltransferase complex dimerization subunit type 1 TsaB, with amino-acid sequence MKILSIDTTSMRGSISLSDGATLVALDRQQAPSSHSERLFGKLDSMLGEIGWGISDIEGVAVAIGPGSFTGLRTGLAAAKGIALSLGIPIAGVSSLKSLALNGALSPSKVVATLIDARRGEIYAALWDLSAGNSPKEIIAECVLPPEALIAKLRQFGSPFLAVGDGAIAYRDRLSVDLGDLIQIAEGDDILPNAHNLAVLASERLSSGGDDLKKLVPNYIRQSDAEIGFLGKGK